From Drosophila santomea strain STO CAGO 1482 chromosome 2R, Prin_Dsan_1.1, whole genome shotgun sequence:
CAAGACATAAATAATAAGTATAGAAATTGTATTATAAACACACAGCATGTGTGAGTGTTATGATGTGTGGGTGGTGACAGCGGTCTCGGCTTTGAAAGCCGCTTGATCGATGCAAAAGTGTTAGCCAGTCTTAAGCCAAAGCTTCGCAGAGGCGGACGCAGAATTAGAAATTTGTTAGGGCCTGAAGATTCGTATCCACCGAGAATGCGATTGAATCGAAGTTCAAAGCAAAAAGTACTTGAGAAAGAGATATACATATCAAATATCCTTTTCGCATTTCAATAATGTTATCTGTCTTTCGCTTCAGATGGCTATTCCGCCACCACCGggaccaccgccaccgccagGACCTCCACCGCCTCCGGCGATGGGCGGTCTTAAATTGGGCGgcgcaggaggaggagcagacGCACGATCTGCGCTGCTCAGTTCGATCCAGAAGGGGACAAAGCTGAAGAAGACCACCACGGTGGACAAGAGTGGGCCAGCGCTGTCTGGCAAGGTGTGCGGAGGAGATGGCGGAGCAGGTATTGGAGCCAAGCGAACCctcaacaacaacaccagcaccagcaatcacaacaacagcagcagtggcagcaatgGCCTTGGCAATGGTACCCCCAAATTGGGAGGCCTGTTCGAAGGCCTCTCGCAAATGCCAAAACTGAAGCCCGTGAACGGCATTCGCGGTAGGTCTACTACGTTTTGTATGCGCAGATTAATATTGTTGCTCAACCGATTTCCGTTTTCCGCCCACGCAGCAGCGCCATCCGTCGGCtcggcagcaacaacgacaTCGAAGTCCACAACGAACTCATCAGCTCAGCAGCGGAGCAACAGCCCCCCAACCGCGGCGAGCGCCTCGAATGCCAGCAACGGACCCATGGACTTCAACACGGAGCTCACCAAGCACTTAACGCTGAAGCgccagaaacagcagcagcaacaaccacagccGCCGACAAACAACACACATATCAATGCCACAGAAGCCAATCTGAGAACAAATCGGGGACCACCACCGCAACCGCCAAAGGTGAGAACTGGACCCATGGCGAGAAAGATGGATGATGTCCTCTATTAATGGACTTATTTGGAGGGGTGTTGAAATGTTCGAACTTGAATTATTCTAGTTGACTCGTTAGTGGCTTGTTCAAAGTATTCTGTAAAgactttttgtttaattagtttgttttATCAGCGATTCATTCGTTAGGAACACAGTTAAGTGTTATACGCCAAAGTGTTCATCTCCTTTTTGACAAAAAGCGATCGCTTTAAAAAAACAGTGGAGCAGAAAGTGTCGCACGCAATCCCATTGTGAACGCAACTAATCCATCCATTGTTCTCCGTTTCTGTGCCATCGCAGTCAGCCAACTCAAGTGATTCGATCTTGGAGCGCATGAACATCCCCCGCACAGCGCCGACCCCCTCCTTCGGCTCCAGTTCGAGTGTCAAAGCGGCATCGCCCACGCTCTCggacagcggcagcaacagcagcgggaGTGGAGGTGGAAGTGTCAAGAGCAAGGCGGCCAACCTAAAGTAAGTGTCGTCTTCCAGCCACGAGCAGCGCACATGATTGGGTTATGGTTAGTTGGGATCTACAGTTGTTGGAATTTAAACCGTTTAAGTATGGTGTTCATTTATTAGATTTTAAATTTGGTATTCCAAAACCCATACATAATTACTATTTAAATTCCAACTAAACTGTAGAGACCCCTTAATCTAACACAGCCTGCTATTTGGAATGGTtacattttggtttttcatttgtACATTATTCGTTAAAATGTATCTtaattttcttctttattttcggATTACTTTGACGGGACTTTGTGGTTATCCTCGCACACCAaacacccgcacacacacgcacacacacactgtaTTTAAATCCGCCCACAGTATCTCGTTAGGAAATAGTTTTGTAAATAGCTCAAAATCAACCGCAAGTGCCTCGACCACGTCCTTAAACAGCAGTCAAACGTCCTCGACGGGATCGATGCGCCAACTGGCGCCGAATAAGTCCACATTGTTTGGTGGCAGCGGTGGCTCTAGTTCCGGGCCGAGTTCTGTTGGTGGTTATGCAACTGTGCAGAAATCCTCGCCGCCTTCAACGGCCGATAGTACGCCCTCGGTGACGCCCACACCGCcaccgctgcagctgccgACGAAGCCGGCCATCAGTTTTGGCAAGCCCAATTTTGCTCCGAAGCCACCGGGCCTGAATCAACTGGCGATGGCCAACGGGCAGCAGCGTCCGGCGGTGACCAGGCACCACAGCATGAAGTCGCCCAGGTATACCGATACAGATTTAGCTACAAGCTTCAGTAACTCCTAACCCAGCACCGCAGCGATCGCTCATCTGCTTTCATCAAACTCCTTTTGGGGTTTGCTTACGCTTATGCTTTCTTTTTGGCTCGCAAATTGGCTTTAACAATAAGGAATCTAAAATGAATTCAGCTAATCTTGGTTGTACCTTTTACAGATCTCCGCCTGCGGCCGGCAGCCTCAACGGTCCTCTGTTCCCCACCCAGCAGCATTTAGGCACCATGCGCGGTCCACTGCAGTTCCATGGCAGCGAATCCAGCAGCCCCAATACCAGCGCCGGCAGCATGAGATGTGCCCCTAACCCGCCAAAGTGTAAGAGTCCTTTTCTTGGTAATTTCAAAGTTTATAGTAAACTCTTTGACATTTTCTTGACTATAAGGaatgcaaaattaattattcaatcAATTCAAAATCCGACAATATTGCAATTTATGAGGTTTATATCGAGGTTGTGTTAATGTTGCAATATACACTTTCAGCTCGCCCATCGGTTaagccaccaccgccacccacGCCGGCTCGCAGTTTCTCCAACACTAATCTGAACCACATCGGCGGATCGACGACGTTCAGTGCGGTAAACACAGCGCTCATACAGAGCTCGGCCATCAGTTCTCAAGCTCCCTCACCTCCAATTACCCAGCCGCCATCATCctcgagcagcagcaacagcgtGGCTGCCCTGCGTGACCAGTTCCGTGGAGGCGCTGGAATGTCTAACGGAGCACCATCGCCGCCACTGCCGCCGACGCCCGCTCCCACATCCAATCCATCCTCGGCAAGTGCCAGTCCCAAGTCGTTGCAGCGAGACAATGTCAAACCCATTATCCTAAATGGAGGTCCTCTAAATCCGCCAGCGCCGCCGCCACACCGCAGCTGCCCACCTCCGCCGCCTCCACAGCGACAGTCGAGCAATGTGAGTAGCCAACGGACAGCATTAACACTAGCGCAGAACAACAGGTTGGCCCGAATGTCAGAGGTGAACTTTAATGGACTGCGATGCCTTGGGTGTGTTGCCTATGTATAGAGGAGATGCGAGGCCGTAGTCAgggatatatattttaaaaaaaaactgaatcTGACCTTACTGGGCGAGTAAATTATAATACAGTAGTACGGAACTATAAAAAAGAGGTATACTTAGTCATAGCCAAACAATTAATATAATGGGCGAGCCAAAGTACATTTATTCGACACTTGTCCTAGTCCTAGTTTCTAGTTTTGCGCAGTGCATTTGTTGCTTGCTTTCGCCCGTGCCACCCCcttctcattctcattctcacTGCGCCTGCGCTTCCAGGTCGTAAGAGCTCCTGGCTGCGCACTGCCTGTTCATATCAGTCCAAGCTAGTGTTCCGTTTATAACTCACCTATTTTCGTGTTGAGCGGGGTGGATTGATTTTCCAAAACGAGACGTGACCAAAACACAAAGCTCTTACACACAACCCATTGCGTTAAGCGTATCCCGTGGCCCAGTGGCCCACATTCATGTGCTCCTCCAGCAGGACCGCGTGAAGCGCTGGATGAGCAAGACGGTGTACTCCATTAAGAAGATACTCCTTGTAAAACGCCAAGGGAAGCACGGTGGCAAGTCATTCAAGGTTATCAAAATGCCGATGCTTACCAGCAAGCGCAACGTAACTACAGGCTATGATAGCCCACGAAAAACGTTTTGAAACCAAGCTAAATGTCTTCTGTTCTCTTGTAGGGTGGCTCCGGATCGGGATCAGCGCCAGTACCGCCGCAGCGTCACTCATCCATTCGGCCCAACGCCCCATCGACGCCACCAACGCACATGGCCAATGCTTCGCATCAGTTTGGCAGCAGCTCGGGATTGTCATCAGGTTCgggagcaggagctgcagcCAGCGTGGGTCGCCTGGTCAACGACTTGGAGACCAAGTTCGGAAAGCGATTCCACAACGTCACTGAGTTCCCCAAGCCGCCGCcgtttttaaatatacaaaaagtCTATCCTAGTCGCACGTTTAAGGCCACCAATGGTATGTAGTCGAATGTGTGAGcgagtgtgtttgttttgtgaatgttttatttaagtaCATAAACATTTAGATGCATTGTAACTGCGATTATTgttatatacacacacacaccacacacacacggaatGCTGTTATATAAATAGTTATTTCTTAAGGCACACGCTCTGGCATTTTAGTTTCGAACATGAACGATCTATACAACGATTCTTATCtctaaataattataattttaaaaagtgtatTACTACCAGAATAGAATATTATTGTATAGGAAGGAAAGCCCTGGCTTACGATCCACAGCACACGCATATGTTAAAACCCGCAGAGTTTAGTAATCCTTTTGattattgttgtttattttactGTTAACAAGCAATGAAATAATTGCGTAAAGCGTAGCGGAGGAAtgttattttgtatattgCATAACACTAAAGTTGATTAGCTTTATCCAaacattatatattttataaattttaatgttatattttgttaCATTTCAAAAGGGAAGGAACATGAAAGCTTCCCCTCGCGATATTATCACTAAGCACACCCAATATTATTACGTATAGTTTATATTTTACCTAATCTATactatatactttatatttatgtacGTGTATATGTAAACGGAAGCCAATCCATATTGCATTGTATTTCCCTGCGCCCCCATTTACATTTCTCCCACATGTAGCGCATGCTTTTACTTGTACCCGGCtatcattttatatatattgtacCAACCAAcgtctatatatatatttgcatatatattatacccgatgaatatttaatttttagtatGCAACAGGCACATTACGAgtaattgtttgttttagtTTCGAAGTTATCTTTTGAAGAAACAATAAACCAAAATTCATTTGGATAAAATACATGAACATATTTcatttgtttcattttgtgttttagTTTTACTCCAGTTTTTGGGCTCTCTGGAGGCAGATATCTTCGTTTGGTTACTGGTTCAAATTCATTTGTCCGTTACAGAAGTGGTTTTAAATATCCAACAGTAAATTACTTTATGTTTTCCTATTTTCTCAGCGACCTatcttatttattaattttatttcagaaTTTCAATGCACTTTGTGCACTCCCTCACTTCTACCGCATATTGCACCAAAGTGTTCTTACCATTTGTATTTCGTTTTCGCTTGCATCACAGCAGCTCCTCCTTACTTAGTTATCCACATTCTTCGATCTTCGCTATCCTTTCTATCTATCcatatttgtacatatatctttTTCCCCCGATCCTTCGACTCTTCCGTAAACAGCGCCCGGAAACAGCAATgtgaacaacaacaacaacgcggTGGCCAGCAACAATAACACGACCACGACTCCCAATTCCAGCGGGTCCGGAGGAGGATCAGCTCCAGTGCTAAAGCCGGCCTACGCTCCATTGAAGAAGCATCGGGCACCGGCTCCACCTCCACAAGCTGGTGTGGCCGCCGCCACGGTATCGGTCATCCGGCAGTCAAGTTTCCTTTACGGcggagcagcaggtggttcCGGTGGCTCCAGCAGCATACGGCCGCAGTCCCAGCCGCCCGGGATCGGACCACGGAACTCCACCGTCTACTGAGCAATGGACAGTGCATAAAGCTTAGGGTTGGATTTGAATATAAGTGTGTGCATGtggagtgtgtgtttgtggctCGTTGTTAATGTGTTATACGCGGGAGTGTTATGTGCCACAGGCAATTGTTCAAAAAGTCGATAGAAAGTGAAATAAACCGAATACAATGGCACACTGAAACCCCCAAAAAAGAGCTTGAAGTAAAGGCAGGCCCAAGCTAAAGAAATCCCCAACATTTCGTTCGCGTCTTCCCAGGTTGCACTTAAATGGCTAAAGCAGAGAACAAATGAAGCCCCACTACaatttgtatatagaattaGCACCAAGTTAGTGAAATTACCGAGCTCCATCTATACCTTTTATAGGCGGGTGTAAAAGATTGTATGTACATTTAGGAGCGCGCATCTTTGCATAAATATCTTACTAGACTGAACATGTTAAAACCCAACtgcaacaaataatttatgtaattaTATACATACCATATTTAGAACCGACTATTGTACGACTTAATCCAACGGCAAGAAATAATTAATGTAATTGTATACATACGATATTTAGAATCGACTATTGTACGACTTAATCCCCTAGAGCAATACACACACAAGAGAAATATGTTAACAATGAAATAATGAAGCACAACCGAGGGCATTTCAACGAAACTCGCCACATTCCATTCCCAAATTTTTTAGTTCAATGTGCAATACGAGAGTTCGTGTGATAATCTCGAAAGTATTTAGGTATTTATCTATCATCTGTGGTTTTTGCTAAACGTTTGTTAAACTCCTTATTGGGCGATAATCATTGCAAGTGAACATAATGCgtatttatattattgttCGTTCTTATTATTAACTCAATCATTGTTGTTGGACTTGGTGTCATTAGAAGTATTATTCAGCAATTGCATACCATTTTATTCCGAATCAAAATCATTGcagttataaataaaattacgaAGTCATTAAAAAACTGAGCAACAAATGGTTTCATTGAGTCAATGATTTGGGTAATCAAAATTTTGGgtaatcatttttaaaaagccGTGTAATGTATGCTATATATTTGAGTAAGTGTAAATGCTTTCAAGCCATAACAATTTTTATCTTAACCCTAGCTTAAATGTAAAGTAAAGCCTTTTCTCGGTTACGTGTAATAACAAATCGCACTTTTTAacataaaatctaaaaatgGCTGATTTTAGGCAACCTCATTCTTCTGCTTGAGACATTGCACCGCCTCCTGGAGACCGTGATCCTCGCGCTTACGTATTCTTTCACACTTGGGACATGGCTGCTTCTCATTCAAGCACTCTGCATGGAATACGGCTCCACATGGCAGGCACTATAAAAAGATTTGAGAGCCAGTGTGAAAGTATCTGTCAACGTTAGATTTCTTGAAAGTGCCACTCACTCTGAATGTAGTGCTGATGTGAAAGGGATACAGCACCCTTGGACTCTGGCAGATCTCGCAGATGAATCCTTTCAGGTGGCATAGTCTGCACTTTAAGACATGCGCTTCGCCCAGTTTGAAGGCcttctgcagctgctgacATAGCACACCGCGCTGAATAAGAGCCAAATCTGCTATGGAGTACAGATGAATATGCTCGTACAGGTACTCCTTGCCAGAGAACTGAATTTGGAGAAGCTCTATGCTACTTGGAGCACAGGTATACAAATAAGCCCGTATGAAGTTCAGTCGGATTCGCAGGGATTGCAATTCAGCCATGGCATCGGAGGCAAAATATATTCTCGGGTTCAGTAGCTGCATGTCCAGGAACGGGTGCGATCGGAATTCGGCCAGGAAAGTGGCTGCTCGCTTGCTCACGCTGTACCTTCGAAAATCCCAATTGTAAATAATGCGAGCGGGTATCAGTTGCATCTCCACATCCATGCAGCTGTTGCAGTAGTAGCCACCACTAAAGGCGCAAACCCTAAGGAGAGATAAACACGTCAGTGGGATTGAATAAGAATGAAACGAAGTTCTTACTGAAAGTTGGAGTAACCGATGCCCAGCGGATGCTGGCAGCTCTTGCACAGGAAACCCTGGGCATCCAGGCCCGGCTCTCGAGCTAGTTGACACAGTTGGGACACCATTTGCTGCAGCTCCACCATGTCAAACTCGGAGGTGAGCAGCTCAAACTCCGAGTTGGTCTATAATAGAATAgcatataatatttaataaacttttttcaTAACCTACTTACGTCCAGTGACTGCAGATCACTTAGATCTTCTGAAATGGGCTGTTCGGTTTCTCGCTGGGGCTGAGCAACATTGAGATTGGAGGCACTGGCCCGAAACTTCTCCCAGATCTCCGACCATCCGGCCCCACTTTCCCGGTTGCTCTCGTGCTTTCGCAACAGCGCATTGTAGCTGCACCTGTCCGTATTTGGAGAACGCAGACTGACCGAACTACTGACGCTCACAGATCGCTGGAAAAACCTAGATCCCGTCAGTTCCTCGGTGGGTGAAGTGGGAGTTGCCTCCAGGTCACCAGACCATGAGGTTTGCATCAGATTGGACAGAGAATTACTGCCCTGGGGCAGAAGAGAGGGTGCCTCAAGATCCAGTTCGGCGAAGGAGCTGCTGTCCACTTGACGGATGGACTTTTTCCGCGACCACGCCTTACTGCCCGATGGAGCTTCCTGCTCTGCCATTTTAGTCGCTTCCACTTTATCACTGCCTGCCTGCTCCTCGTTTATCACATCCATTTCGTCGAACTTTTGTATTAGCAGGTCCAGGTTCTCCCGCTGGCTAAGTTCGGGAACACCAAAGTTGCTATTCCTGCTAAAGGGGCTATTCGAAATGGAGTCCGAGAACAGCTCATTGGTCTGCAGGGGCTGAGGCGTCGGTATGGCTTTGATATCGGAGCCAAGCGAGCTGGCCACATCAACTCCGCTGCTAATCTGCAATTGTATACTCAAATTAGTCCACTTGTATTGATAATGGTCATGAGAGGCCTCTTATCATAGGAATTCTGAGAGGCGTGTTCACAGGTTCATAGGCTTGACATTATTGAAGGAATACAAAATCATACCGGGCAAGACTTCAGAGCAGGTGTCCAGAGATCAGATAGCTGCAGGGAGAAGTCGGGCCACTGGTTCAGCAGGCTGGAGTTCACTGGCAGATCGAATTGCACATAGGCCTCCAGGCTCTCCATAATCTTGGCGGCCGTCTCCAGACCCTCGGAGTCCCTGACAAGGGCGTTCCGCTTGTAGTACTGAGACAGTGCCGATCCGTTCTTGCGCATGTTGTTCAGATAGGAGGAGAACACCGACTCGTTGAGCGACTGGCGCACCCAGGCGCGGCACTGTCCCGTCTCCGAGGTGATCTGGCTGAGGCCCTGCACCTGCTCGATCACCTGCTTGTGCATGAAGACCATGCAGGGCGACCAGAAGCTGGGATCGGGTCTGCGTTCCACATCGCCAGCGATGACATTGAAGGTGGCCGACAGGAATGAGTCCTTCAGCCCATGCAGGAACAGGGCCTCCAGGGTGGTGCACAGGGCGCTGGTCTGTTCACATAGTCCCAGGACCTCTGCGGTACGAGGATTTCTATTAATCAGTGTTCATTTCGGGGGGAGTACACAGAACTCACCCAAACTCTTTTGCTTCACCTCGAACTCGATCTCGCGTGCATTTTCGTTCAGTGTATTGATGAGCGCCTCCTTCACGACATTCTCCCGTTTCGACGAAAAGTGGTTGAGGCTGCGGAACAGGGAGCTCATTTGGGTGGCGATCCGGACCTTTTGTTGTGGTTTTCCGAGGGTCTTTGGATATTTGCATTAAAGAAATCATCCCCAAAGTGTGACCGCATGGCAGCTCCaaagaaacaaagaaaaatatacTGGAAAGCCGTTAGTGTACTAAGGAAGTGCAATGCGAATTTCTCTATTCTTACAAAAGCTTGCTTTCTGTATTAAAGCCTATATAATTTTATTCCAGTTTAATTCAGTTATTTTAAGAAATAATTTGAGTTTAGTAGAATTTTAAGAGCCCGCGTTTTCTACAAGTTATCGATAGGCAATACCTTTTGAAATTCACAAGCTGCATGGTCACTCTAGAGCTTACTATGATCAATTGTGACGTAGTTTTGAAATTCTCAACGGTtttcatttaagtttaaaataaattgtatttttatatacgCCAGCCAATCAATCTGCATCTAGTAATAAATGCACCCCAAAGCAGTCGAAAAGATCAGCTCTTTGAGACTTCAGCGTGCTAAGCCACTCAAACTCGTTCTGGTTATTCTTGACTTTCTTCTCAGATCAAATCACAAATCTCGGCTTATGAGTGAATGCTCGATTATGAGGGAAAAAACCCCACGCAAGCTAGCAAAAAGTCGCAGCAAAACCGTCAACGAGACAGAAtattaattgattttgcttGGATCTTTCCTATCGCCCCCTTGTCAGTGTCTTGTTATTGTGTTATTGTGTTTTGGGTATTTTCGGGTTTTGTTTCAATGAACCGTCATATATTCTGTGGCCAAGTGACTCATGCAGATCTCTCGATTGCCAAGGAATTTTATTAATGAAAGACCATCCCGACCGGTGGGGGGAACCAGAAAAAAACCCAATGCACGTAGCCAGTTGATATAAtactaaaatcaaaatttgtgTTAAGGTCACGGTGACCAACAAAAGCGACTTTATGTATCCACATACTTGTTGTTGTCAACgcatttttcaatatttttgcaataaaaatgttgttgtttttacaGAAGATGCGCCTTGTCTTGTCGCTGTGAACGAACCAACTGGTTCAGCACTCAAAATGCAAACTGGTCTCAGCCGCCAATTTGTTTGACTTTTCGACTGTTTTCGGCTTGGTGTTGTTTTTCGAAAACACATTTTCCATGTGGGCTGTGCATTcggcaaattgcattttattgaattttattgataCCAAATGAGTTGCAAAATCATTAATAACATTAACAATTTGGCAAATCAGTAATTGCGAGTGATGCTTCCTTTATTGGTGGCATACGTTTCATTTAATACTCgctttgaatttaaaaaactgCTTTTAAACCTGAAAAACAATGAGTGTAGCAGGTGAAGTTCTCTTTAAGTGTTAATTAAACTTGTTAAAAAGAATCAAATTTGAATATATGAATACAAAACTTTTCAAAAGAAGATATAATATTTATCTTGAGATCTCATGAAAGTAGCTtgttgctaaaaaaaaaagctaccAAAACGCAGCACTTCAGTTTGAAATTTACATGCTTATATACTCACGCTTCCGCTACccaaataatatatataagtcGGATTTCGCATGGCGAAAAGCCGTTGGAGTTTGTTGTGCGACATTAATGACGATAAACAATTAATAAGGCGCTTTGGGGGAAGGGTCGCGGCGACATTTCCCAACTGAGCCGACTctattaaagtaaataatatgtggcgctttgttgctgctcttaGCTGACTGTGCAGTTTCCAAGATGCCAGcgtgttgccattgttgtggCCAAATAGCCAAAAAGCCGAAAAGCCCAAAGAAACCAAAGCAAgccaaacgaaacgaaaagaaaCGCAGCGGCTTGAAATGTATAAAAACGTTTGTTTTCGTAATACAATTTTGATTACTTCTTCGACGACAGCCGCCCATTGATGGGCATTGTCTCAGCTGGGCCCCTTTGTGCGTCCCTAAGCGATTTGATTTATGGGCGGAGGAGCTGGGCGCCCAATGCTCCACTCCACCAGCGCTACCGTTGGCCATTTGCCGGGATCGCCGCCCATTTGGCAATAGCTTTGTTGTAATTGTTACACTAATAACAGCCGTGATTCCCGACACCACTGCCCCCCACCGACCGACCAATAATCACTGACATCGCAGTGGTTGCAGGGGCATGGATTGGGGGGTCATCCCAGAAAGATATCCGTGGAGGAAAATACCAAAATTATTAGAACTTATAATTAATGATAATACTATGATACTTTGCGCTCTTTAAAGATACAATTTATGTGCACCCTTTTATACCGAAACTTCCTTTCCCCGAAGCTACGCCCATTTGGACCATCTGATGGGCCTAGGAAACTGGCTCTGTTGATCGTCGAAAGGCAGAAAGCCAAATGCCGGCACAAATGCTCAAATGCGGAACCAATAAGCTGACATAATTTTTTGTGATGGgcgctgaaaaaaaaagatttgcGCGGGCCAAATGATAATTACATTCCAGAGACATCCGAAGATATGGTCATGGTTGGCTTTCGAATGCGATCATTAACGCATTTAAGTTTGAAGACCATAGCAGATGCTTATTCAAGGACGTAACAGAAATACATCGTTGATACTAAAGCAGGATTATTATTGAATTACCTTCTATATACAAAACATGAAAAGAATTTCACATGGGCGATGGCTTATGATCACGAGACGCGATGATCTAACCACCGGTGGCGTCAATAGCCGGGCGGGCTGAAATGCCAAAAGTTCATCGATCACTGACACCAACTCAACGCATCTTTACTGATCTGCCAAAAAAGTCTGATCGATCGGTTCTCTGACTCAGGCCAGTCAAGAACCCAGTGTACTGAGACAGACTGAAACGGACTAACTGGAAATATGTCCATGTCAACAAATAAAGTATTA
This genomic window contains:
- the LOC120444306 gene encoding WAS/WASL-interacting protein family member 1 isoform X2, yielding MRLNRSSKQKMAIPPPPGPPPPPGPPPPPAMGGLKLGGAGGGADARSALLSSIQKGTKLKKTTTVDKSGPALSGKVCGGDGGAGIGAKRTLNNNTSTSNHNNSSSGSNGLGNGTPKLGGLFEGLSQMPKLKPVNGIRAAPSVGSAATTTSKSTTNSSAQQRSNSPPTAASASNASNGPMDFNTELTKHLTLKRQKQQQQQPQPPTNNTHINATEANLRTNRGPPPQPPKSANSSDSILERMNIPRTAPTPSFGSSSSVKAASPTLSDSGSNSSGSGGGSVKSKAANLNISLGNSFVNSSKSTASASTTSLNSSQTSSTGSMRQLAPNKSTLFGGSGGSSSGPSSVGGYATVQKSSPPSTADSTPSVTPTPPPLQLPTKPAISFGKPNFAPKPPGLNQLAMANGQQRPAVTRHHSMKSPRSPPAAGSLNGPLFPTQQHLGTMRGPLQFHGSESSSPNTSAGSMRCAPNPPKCKSPFLARPSVKPPPPPTPARSFSNTNLNHIGGSTTFSAVNTALIQSSAISSQAPSPPITQPPSSSSSSNSVAALRDQFRGGAGMSNGAPSPPLPPTPAPTSNPSSASASPKSLQRDNVKPIILNGGPLNPPAPPPHRSCPPPPPPQRQSSNDRVKRWMSKTVYSIKKILLVKRQGKHGGKSFKVIKMPMLTSKRNGGSGSGSAPVPPQRHSSIRPNAPSTPPTHMANASHQFGSSSGLSSGSGAGAAASVGRLVNDLETKFGKRFHNVTEFPKPPPFLNIQKVYPSRTFKATNAPGNSNVNNNNNAVASNNNTTTTPNSSGSGGGSAPVLKPAYAPLKKHRAPAPPPQAGVAAATVSVIRQSSFLYGGAAGGSGGSSSIRPQSQPPGIGPRNSTVY
- the LOC120444306 gene encoding WAS/WASL-interacting protein family member 1 isoform X1 translates to MRLNRSSKQKMAIPPPPGPPPPPGPPPPPAMGGLKLGGAGGGADARSALLSSIQKGTKLKKTTTVDKSGPALSGKVCGGDGGAGIGAKRTLNNNTSTSNHNNSSSGSNGLGNGTPKLGGLFEGLSQMPKLKPVNGIRAAPSVGSAATTTSKSTTNSSAQQRSNSPPTAASASNASNGPMDFNTELTKHLTLKRQKQQQQQPQPPTNNTHINATEANLRTNRGPPPQPPKSANSSDSILERMNIPRTAPTPSFGSSSSVKAASPTLSDSGSNSSGSGGGSVKSKAANLNISLGNSFVNSSKSTASASTTSLNSSQTSSTGSMRQLAPNKSTLFGGSGGSSSGPSSVGGYATVQKSSPPSTADSTPSVTPTPPPLQLPTKPAISFGKPNFAPKPPGLNQLAMANGQQRPAVTRHHSMKSPRSPPAAGSLNGPLFPTQQHLGTMRGPLQFHGSESSSPNTSAGSMRCAPNPPKCKSPFLARPSVKPPPPPTPARSFSNTNLNHIGGSTTFSAVNTALIQSSAISSQAPSPPITQPPSSSSSSNSVAALRDQFRGGAGMSNGAPSPPLPPTPAPTSNPSSASASPKSLQRDNVKPIILNGGPLNPPAPPPHRSCPPPPPPQRQSSNQDRVKRWMSKTVYSIKKILLVKRQGKHGGKSFKVIKMPMLTSKRNGGSGSGSAPVPPQRHSSIRPNAPSTPPTHMANASHQFGSSSGLSSGSGAGAAASVGRLVNDLETKFGKRFHNVTEFPKPPPFLNIQKVYPSRTFKATNAPGNSNVNNNNNAVASNNNTTTTPNSSGSGGGSAPVLKPAYAPLKKHRAPAPPPQAGVAAATVSVIRQSSFLYGGAAGGSGGSSSIRPQSQPPGIGPRNSTVY
- the LOC120444306 gene encoding WAS/WASL-interacting protein family member 2 isoform X8; amino-acid sequence: MRLNRSSKQKMAIPPPPGPPPPPGPPPPPAMGGLKLGGAGGGADARSALLSSIQKGTKLKKTTTVDKSGPALSGKVCGGDGGAGIGAKRTLNNNTSTSNHNNSSSGSNGLGNGTPKLGGLFEGLSQMPKLKPVNGIRAAPSVGSAATTTSKSTTNSSAQQRSNSPPTAASASNASNGPMDFNTELTKHLTLKRQKQQQQQPQPPTNNTHINATEANLRTNRGPPPQPPKSANSSDSILERMNIPRTAPTPSFGSSSSVKAASPTLSDSGSNSSGSGGGSVKSKAANLNISLGNSFVNSSKSTASASTTSLNSSQTSSTGSMRQLAPNKSTLFGGSGGSSSGPSSVGGYATVQKSSPPSTADSTPSVTPTPPPLQLPTKPAISFGKPNFAPKPPGLNQLAMANGQQRPAVTRHHSMKSPRSPPAAGSLNGPLFPTQQHLGTMRGPLQFHGSESSSPNTSAGSMRCAPNPPKCKSPFLARPSVKPPPPPTPARSFSNTNLNHIGGSTTFSAVNTALIQSSAISSQAPSPPITQPPSSSSSSNSVAALRDQFRGGAGMSNGAPSPPLPPTPAPTSNPSSASASPKSLQRDNVKPIILNGGPLNPPAPPPHRSCPPPPPPQRQSSNGGSGSGSAPVPPQRHSSIRPNAPSTPPTHMANASHQFGSSSGLSSGSGAGAAASVGRLVNDLETKFGKRFHNVTEFPKPPPFLNIQKVYPSRTFKATNAPGNSNVNNNNNAVASNNNTTTTPNSSGSGGGSAPVLKPAYAPLKKHRAPAPPPQAGVAAATVSVIRQSSFLYGGAAGGSGGSSSIRPQSQPPGIGPRNSTVY